A single genomic interval of Oleidesulfovibrio alaskensis DSM 16109 harbors:
- the rpsH gene encoding 30S ribosomal protein S8, which translates to MLTDPIADMLTRIRNAHLALHKEVSVPRSKMKEALAAILKEEGYITDFKMEESSIVIELKYFKGKPVISGLKRISKSGRRVYVGSTDIPRVQNGLGICILSTSSGVLEGTNARSKNVGGELLCEIW; encoded by the coding sequence ATGCTGACTGATCCTATTGCAGATATGCTTACGCGTATCCGCAACGCACACTTGGCCCTGCATAAGGAAGTGAGTGTGCCGCGCTCGAAGATGAAGGAGGCTCTTGCAGCCATCCTCAAAGAAGAAGGTTACATCACCGACTTCAAGATGGAAGAATCCTCCATCGTTATTGAACTGAAATACTTCAAGGGCAAGCCGGTTATCTCCGGCCTGAAGCGTATCAGCAAGTCCGGCCGCCGCGTTTATGTCGGTTCCACCGACATTCCCCGCGTGCAGAATGGTCTTGGCATATGCATTCTCTCCACTTCCAGTGGAGTCCTTGAAGGCACCAACGCTCGCAGCAAGAATGTGGGCGGCGAACTTTTGTGTGAAATCTGGTAG
- the rplF gene encoding 50S ribosomal protein L6, whose translation MSRIGKQPIPVPSGVEVKLGADVVEVKGPKGSLTTPVSPLLKYEIQDGSVVITRVEETKKASAQHGLRRTLLANCIEGVSKGFSKVLEVNGVGYKVAVKGNNIELALGFSHPVVIELPKGIEAAAAGNKLTISGFDKQLVGEVAANIRRVRPPEPYKGKGVKYEHEQIRRKAGKSGGKK comes from the coding sequence ATGTCTCGAATCGGAAAACAGCCTATCCCCGTTCCTTCCGGCGTGGAAGTGAAGCTGGGAGCAGACGTTGTAGAGGTTAAGGGCCCCAAAGGCAGCCTGACCACGCCGGTTTCGCCCCTGCTCAAATATGAGATTCAGGACGGCTCTGTGGTTATCACCAGAGTCGAAGAAACCAAAAAGGCATCCGCCCAGCACGGCCTTCGCCGTACCCTTCTTGCAAACTGCATCGAAGGTGTCTCCAAGGGATTCAGCAAAGTCCTTGAAGTCAACGGTGTCGGTTACAAGGTCGCCGTTAAAGGCAACAACATCGAGCTTGCTCTCGGTTTCTCCCACCCGGTGGTCATTGAACTGCCCAAGGGTATCGAAGCCGCAGCCGCAGGAAACAAGCTGACCATCAGCGGTTTCGACAAGCAGCTCGTTGGTGAAGTTGCTGCCAACATTCGCCGTGTACGTCCGCCCGAACCCTACAAGGGCAAGGGTGTTAAATATGAACACGAGCAGATTCGCCGTAAGGCCGGCAAGTCCGGCGGCAAAAAGTAG
- the rpsQ gene encoding 30S ribosomal protein S17, with the protein MSEAIENRNGRALVGVVVSDKNDKTIVVRVETLVKHPLLKKYIRRRKKFTAHDPNNECKVGDKVKIIEFRPVSRNKRWHLVSILEKAV; encoded by the coding sequence ATGTCCGAAGCTATTGAAAACAGAAACGGCAGAGCTCTCGTCGGTGTGGTTGTAAGCGACAAGAACGATAAGACCATTGTTGTTCGCGTCGAAACCTTGGTGAAGCATCCCCTGCTGAAGAAGTACATTCGTCGCAGGAAGAAATTCACCGCTCACGATCCCAACAATGAATGCAAAGTTGGCGACAAGGTGAAGATCATCGAGTTTCGTCCGGTTAGCCGGAACAAACGGTGGCATCTGGTCTCCATCCTTGAAAAGGCGGTTTAG
- the rpsK gene encoding 30S ribosomal protein S11: protein MARPKRVGKKKEKKSIPVGVAHIQATFNNTIITFTDTRGNTVSWASAGQSGFKGSRKSTPFAAQIAADQAARRAQENGMRTVGIFVKGPGSGRESAMRAINAAGFKVAFIRDITPIPHNGCRPPKRRRV, encoded by the coding sequence ATGGCAAGACCTAAGCGCGTGGGCAAGAAGAAAGAGAAAAAGTCCATCCCCGTCGGGGTTGCCCATATTCAGGCGACGTTCAATAACACCATCATTACCTTCACTGATACCAGGGGTAACACGGTGAGTTGGGCCAGTGCAGGACAGAGCGGCTTCAAGGGATCGCGTAAGAGCACTCCCTTTGCCGCACAGATAGCTGCCGATCAGGCAGCCCGTCGTGCACAGGAAAACGGAATGCGCACAGTGGGTATCTTTGTTAAGGGCCCCGGTTCCGGACGTGAGTCCGCTATGCGCGCTATCAATGCCGCCGGTTTCAAGGTGGCATTCATCCGTGATATCACCCCCATTCCCCACAACGGCTGCCGTCCTCCCAAACGGCGCCGCGTTTAG
- the secY gene encoding preprotein translocase subunit SecY: MALSGVENLARLPELKKKLLWTFLLLAAYRIGIHVPVPGVDSAALADFFASVQNTLFGLFDMFSGGGLRNLSIFALGIMPYISASIIIQLLQVVSPELKRMAKEEGAAGRKKITQYTRYGTVLIAVIQGFGIAMSLESMQSPTGASLVLAPGWGFRLTTILTLTTGTVLIMWLGEQITEKGLGNGISLVIFSGIVAGLPGGLMKTIRLIGTGDLSIFMVLILLVFMAAVLAFIVFMERGQRRIPIHYAKRQMGRKMYGGQTSHLPLRVNTAGVIPPIFASSLLLFPATVASFSSVEWLQTAAAYFAPHTLLYNVVFVALIIFFAFFYTAIIFDPKDIAENLKNQGGFVPGIRPGVKTREYIDKVLTRITVWGALYIAAICVLPMVLIANMNVPFYFGGTGLLIVVGVAMDFMSQVESHLISRQYEGLMNKARIKGRR; encoded by the coding sequence GTGGCTTTGAGTGGTGTAGAAAATCTGGCGCGTCTGCCTGAGCTTAAGAAAAAGCTTTTGTGGACCTTCTTGTTGCTGGCCGCATACCGCATCGGAATTCACGTTCCTGTGCCCGGGGTGGACTCTGCAGCTTTGGCAGACTTCTTTGCCAGTGTTCAGAACACCCTTTTCGGCCTCTTTGACATGTTCTCCGGGGGCGGACTTCGCAATCTGTCGATTTTCGCCCTCGGCATCATGCCCTACATCTCCGCCTCCATCATCATCCAGCTTCTGCAGGTCGTAAGCCCTGAGCTGAAGCGGATGGCCAAGGAGGAGGGCGCTGCGGGACGCAAGAAAATCACGCAGTACACCCGTTACGGTACCGTACTGATCGCCGTGATTCAGGGCTTCGGCATTGCCATGAGCCTTGAGAGCATGCAGAGCCCGACAGGGGCGTCTCTGGTACTGGCGCCCGGCTGGGGTTTCCGACTCACCACCATTCTAACTCTCACCACAGGCACTGTGCTTATCATGTGGCTGGGTGAGCAAATAACCGAAAAGGGACTTGGCAACGGTATATCGCTGGTCATCTTTTCGGGCATCGTCGCCGGACTGCCCGGCGGCCTGATGAAGACCATCCGCCTGATCGGCACGGGTGATCTGAGCATTTTCATGGTGCTCATACTGCTTGTGTTCATGGCGGCTGTTCTTGCTTTCATCGTGTTTATGGAGCGTGGCCAGCGCAGGATTCCCATCCATTACGCCAAGCGCCAGATGGGCCGTAAGATGTATGGCGGCCAGACTTCGCATCTTCCTTTGCGGGTCAATACCGCCGGTGTCATTCCGCCCATTTTCGCATCCAGTCTTCTGCTTTTTCCCGCCACCGTGGCCAGTTTTTCCTCGGTTGAGTGGCTGCAGACGGCTGCTGCGTATTTTGCTCCTCACACGTTGCTGTACAATGTAGTCTTTGTGGCTCTGATTATTTTCTTTGCGTTTTTCTATACTGCGATCATTTTTGATCCCAAAGATATCGCGGAAAACCTGAAAAATCAGGGCGGCTTTGTTCCCGGGATACGTCCCGGCGTAAAGACCAGAGAATACATTGACAAAGTGCTTACCCGCATCACGGTGTGGGGTGCACTGTATATTGCCGCAATATGTGTTCTGCCCATGGTTCTTATCGCCAATATGAACGTTCCGTTCTATTTTGGCGGAACCGGGCTGCTGATTGTCGTCGGGGTTGCCATGGACTTCATGTCCCAGGTGGAATCCCATCTGATCTCCCGACAGTACGAAGGCCTCATGAACAAGGCCCGTATCAAGGGAAGGCGCTGA
- the rplB gene encoding 50S ribosomal protein L2: MAVRKLKPTSPGRRFQTVSSFEEITRSTPERSLTEGLTKKSGRNCYGRVTSRRRGGGHKRLYRIIDFRRDKVGVPAKVAHVEYDPNRSARIALLHYSDGEKRYILAPLGVKQGDVVVAGDSVDIKPGNAMALSRVPVGTIVHNIELYPGKGGQFCRAAGTYAQLVAKEGNYALLRMPSGEVRKVLVTCCATIGQVGNLDHEKISYGKAGRSRWLGRRPKVRGVAMNPIDHPLGGGEGRSSGGRHPVTPWGIPTKGFKTRDKKKASSKLIIKRRGQK; encoded by the coding sequence ATGGCTGTTCGCAAGCTTAAACCTACTTCTCCTGGGCGCCGCTTTCAGACCGTTTCCTCTTTCGAGGAGATTACCCGTAGCACGCCCGAGCGCAGCCTTACTGAAGGCCTGACCAAAAAGAGCGGTAGAAACTGCTACGGCCGCGTGACTTCTCGTCGTCGCGGTGGCGGGCACAAGCGTCTTTACCGTATCATCGACTTCCGTCGCGACAAGGTCGGCGTGCCGGCTAAAGTGGCTCATGTCGAATACGATCCCAACCGTTCCGCACGTATTGCACTGCTGCACTACTCGGATGGTGAAAAGCGCTACATTCTGGCTCCTCTCGGTGTGAAGCAGGGTGACGTGGTTGTGGCCGGCGATTCCGTGGATATCAAGCCCGGTAACGCAATGGCTCTGTCCCGTGTTCCTGTGGGTACCATCGTGCACAACATCGAACTGTACCCCGGCAAGGGCGGACAGTTCTGCCGTGCCGCCGGAACCTATGCCCAGCTGGTCGCCAAGGAAGGCAACTACGCACTGCTGCGTATGCCCTCCGGCGAAGTGCGCAAGGTGCTGGTCACCTGCTGCGCCACCATCGGCCAGGTTGGCAATCTTGATCACGAGAAGATCTCGTACGGTAAGGCAGGTCGCAGCCGCTGGCTGGGTCGCCGTCCCAAGGTTCGCGGTGTTGCCATGAACCCGATCGATCACCCGCTTGGCGGTGGTGAGGGCAGAAGCTCCGGCGGACGTCATCCTGTGACTCCGTGGGGTATTCCCACCAAGGGCTTCAAGACCCGCGACAAGAAGAAGGCCTCTTCCAAGCTTATCATCAAGCGTCGTGGCCAGAAGTAG
- the rpsE gene encoding 30S ribosomal protein S5 gives MEQNEFGLIEKIVDLNRVAKVVKGGRRFSFSALVVVGDGNGSVGFGMGKAQEVPEALRKATERAKKGMVQVPLVDGTLPYEVLGAFGAGRVLLKPASKGTGIIAGGAVRAIMEAVGIHDVLAKAIGTNNPHNVLRATMAGLTSLRSAEYVSQLRGKKLEAPRK, from the coding sequence ATGGAACAGAACGAATTCGGCTTGATTGAGAAGATCGTCGATCTCAACCGAGTTGCCAAGGTTGTGAAGGGCGGCCGTCGTTTCAGCTTCAGCGCCCTGGTAGTCGTTGGTGACGGCAACGGGTCCGTAGGCTTCGGCATGGGTAAAGCCCAGGAAGTGCCCGAGGCTCTGCGCAAGGCGACCGAACGCGCTAAAAAAGGTATGGTGCAGGTTCCCCTGGTGGACGGCACCCTGCCGTATGAAGTGCTTGGTGCCTTCGGCGCCGGACGGGTGCTTCTGAAGCCCGCTTCCAAGGGTACCGGTATCATCGCCGGTGGCGCAGTGCGCGCCATCATGGAAGCTGTCGGCATTCACGACGTGCTTGCCAAGGCCATCGGCACCAACAACCCGCACAATGTGCTCCGCGCTACCATGGCAGGTCTGACCTCGCTGCGCAGTGCGGAATATGTGAGCCAGCTGCGCGGAAAGAAACTGGAAGCGCCCAGAAAGTAA
- a CDS encoding type Z 30S ribosomal protein S14 produces MSRTSLEVKAKRKPKFSARAYNRCPICGRPRGYMRKFGICRICFRNMSLRGELPGVRKSSW; encoded by the coding sequence GTGTCTCGTACTAGTCTGGAAGTAAAGGCTAAGCGCAAGCCCAAATTCAGCGCTCGTGCTTACAACCGTTGTCCCATCTGCGGCCGTCCGCGCGGCTACATGCGTAAGTTCGGCATTTGCCGTATCTGCTTCCGCAATATGTCGCTGCGCGGCGAACTGCCCGGTGTCCGTAAATCGAGCTGGTAA
- the rplO gene encoding 50S ribosomal protein L15, producing MRLHELYPFDEERKQRKRVGRGSGSGWGCTSGKGNKGQNARSGGGVRPGFEGGQMPLQRRLPKRGFKNYLFKARYEVINLGQLVGAFEGKTEITLDDIYARGLARAGAAVKVLGNGECNVAVKVEAHKFSASAVEKIQKAGGEAKALEG from the coding sequence ATGAGACTCCACGAACTGTATCCGTTCGATGAAGAACGTAAACAGAGGAAACGCGTGGGCCGTGGCTCCGGTTCCGGCTGGGGATGTACCTCCGGCAAAGGTAACAAGGGCCAGAACGCTCGCTCTGGTGGTGGTGTCCGCCCCGGTTTCGAAGGCGGCCAGATGCCCCTGCAGCGCAGACTGCCCAAGCGCGGTTTCAAAAACTACCTTTTCAAGGCTCGTTACGAAGTGATCAATCTCGGTCAGCTCGTTGGCGCCTTTGAAGGCAAGACTGAAATCACCCTGGACGACATCTACGCACGCGGGCTTGCCCGTGCCGGCGCAGCTGTCAAGGTTCTGGGCAACGGCGAATGCAATGTCGCCGTAAAAGTGGAAGCGCACAAGTTCAGTGCTTCTGCTGTTGAAAAGATCCAAAAAGCCGGTGGCGAAGCCAAGGCACTGGAAGGTTAG
- the rpmD gene encoding 50S ribosomal protein L30 — protein sequence MIKVKLVRSRIGCNPNQRRTLDALGLRKIRQEKTFEDNAVVRGMIAKVVHLVEVTE from the coding sequence ATGATCAAGGTAAAACTCGTCCGCAGCCGGATCGGCTGCAACCCCAACCAGCGTCGTACCCTCGACGCTCTGGGGCTGCGCAAGATCCGTCAGGAAAAGACGTTTGAGGACAATGCCGTTGTACGCGGCATGATCGCCAAGGTTGTGCATCTCGTCGAGGTAACGGAATAA
- the rplE gene encoding 50S ribosomal protein L5, translating to MTRLQNIYREQVAPVLQKEFNYKSSMQLPKLEKISLNIGLGEASQNQKLLEEAVKELTAIAGQKAVITRAKKSIASFKLREGMPIGCRVTLRGDSMWDFLDKLMNFALPRVRDFRGIADRGFDGRGNFTLGIKEHTIFPELEVDRVDNPKGMNITIVTSAKTDKEGKFLLDKLGMPFKK from the coding sequence ATGACGCGTCTCCAAAATATATATCGTGAACAAGTGGCGCCGGTGCTGCAGAAAGAGTTCAACTACAAGAGCTCTATGCAGTTGCCGAAACTGGAGAAGATCTCCCTTAACATCGGCCTTGGCGAAGCCAGCCAGAACCAGAAGCTTCTGGAAGAGGCCGTGAAAGAACTGACCGCAATCGCTGGGCAGAAGGCCGTGATCACTCGCGCCAAAAAGTCCATCGCTTCGTTCAAGCTGCGTGAAGGCATGCCCATCGGCTGCCGCGTGACTCTTCGCGGTGATTCCATGTGGGACTTCCTTGACAAGCTCATGAACTTCGCGCTTCCGCGCGTGCGTGACTTCCGGGGGATTGCTGACCGTGGCTTCGACGGCCGTGGTAACTTCACCCTTGGAATTAAGGAACACACCATCTTCCCCGAGCTGGAAGTTGACCGTGTTGACAACCCCAAGGGCATGAACATCACCATCGTGACCAGTGCCAAGACTGACAAAGAAGGCAAGTTCCTGCTTGATAAGCTGGGCATGCCCTTCAAGAAGTAA
- the rpmC gene encoding 50S ribosomal protein L29, with protein sequence MKAAELRKLSIDELKDKLAETRKELFDLRFKHATAQLEKTAEIPAAKHNVARILTILKEKGA encoded by the coding sequence ATGAAGGCCGCTGAACTGAGAAAGCTGAGCATTGACGAGCTGAAGGACAAGCTTGCCGAAACCAGAAAGGAACTGTTCGATCTGCGTTTCAAGCATGCAACGGCGCAGCTGGAAAAGACTGCCGAAATCCCTGCGGCAAAGCACAACGTTGCTCGCATCCTCACGATTCTGAAGGAAAAGGGAGCATAA
- the rplX gene encoding 50S ribosomal protein L24 yields MKQFRIRKDDKVMVISGKDKGKIGKVLKVLRKKDRVLVEKVNVAKRHMRANPYLQQPGGIVDKEMPIHISNVKVMCDACAKATTVGYRYTEDGKKVRFCKKCNEIID; encoded by the coding sequence ATGAAACAGTTTCGTATTCGTAAAGACGATAAAGTGATGGTCATCTCCGGCAAGGATAAGGGCAAGATCGGCAAGGTCTTGAAAGTTCTTCGCAAGAAGGACCGCGTCCTGGTCGAGAAGGTGAACGTTGCCAAAAGGCACATGCGGGCTAATCCTTACCTGCAGCAGCCCGGTGGCATCGTCGACAAGGAGATGCCCATCCACATCTCCAATGTAAAGGTGATGTGCGACGCGTGCGCCAAGGCCACAACGGTCGGCTATCGGTACACCGAAGACGGTAAAAAAGTTCGCTTTTGTAAAAAGTGCAACGAAATCATCGATTAA
- the rpsS gene encoding 30S ribosomal protein S19 yields the protein MPRSLKKGPFIDDHVMKKVEKAQESGDRRVIKTWSRRSTISPEMVGLTFAVHNGRKFIPVFVTENMVGHKLGEFSPTRTYYGHAADKKSKAKR from the coding sequence ATGCCTAGATCTCTGAAAAAAGGTCCGTTTATTGACGACCACGTGATGAAGAAAGTGGAGAAGGCGCAGGAATCCGGTGACCGTCGTGTTATCAAAACCTGGTCCCGCCGTTCCACGATCTCTCCCGAAATGGTTGGTCTGACCTTTGCGGTGCATAACGGGCGTAAGTTCATTCCCGTGTTTGTTACCGAAAACATGGTCGGCCATAAGCTTGGCGAGTTTTCGCCCACCCGTACCTACTACGGCCATGCTGCCGACAAGAAGAGCAAGGCCAAGCGCTAG
- the rplN gene encoding 50S ribosomal protein L14 yields the protein MIQVESALQVADNSGAKKVACIKVLGGSKRRYASVGDVIVVSVKEALPHSKVKKGDVMKAVVVRTAKEIRRNDGSYIKFDTNAAVLLNKQGEPVGTRIFGPVARELRARNYMKIVSLAPEVL from the coding sequence ATGATCCAGGTAGAATCTGCTCTGCAAGTGGCGGATAACTCCGGTGCCAAAAAAGTTGCCTGCATCAAGGTGCTGGGCGGCTCTAAGCGCCGTTACGCTTCCGTCGGCGACGTCATCGTCGTATCCGTGAAGGAGGCCCTGCCTCACTCCAAGGTGAAAAAGGGCGATGTCATGAAGGCGGTTGTCGTTCGTACTGCCAAGGAAATCCGTCGTAACGACGGCTCCTACATCAAGTTCGATACCAACGCTGCCGTACTGCTGAACAAGCAGGGCGAGCCCGTCGGCACCCGTATCTTCGGTCCCGTTGCACGTGAACTGCGCGCACGGAACTACATGAAGATTGTGTCTCTGGCCCCTGAAGTTCTGTAG
- the map gene encoding type I methionyl aminopeptidase produces MKKYRGIFLKNEKEIGFMREANRIVATILDVLGENVRPGVKTLYFEELAQDLCRKHNVRPAFQGYGGFPFALCCSVNEEVVHGFPSERVLKEGDIVSFDMGVIYEGFYGDSARTYAVGEVPDETARLLKVTQESLMKGIEKALSGNNLYDISAAVQQHVENAGFQVVRRFVGHGIGRKLHEKPEIPNFVPFGLPGVPLRPGMVLAIEPMVTAGTYEVEVLSDNWTAVTKDRKLSAHFEHSVAITSDGPVILSQA; encoded by the coding sequence GTGAAAAAGTATCGCGGTATCTTTCTCAAAAACGAGAAAGAGATAGGCTTCATGCGTGAAGCCAACCGGATTGTGGCTACAATTCTTGATGTCCTGGGCGAGAATGTTCGCCCAGGCGTCAAGACTTTGTACTTTGAAGAGCTTGCTCAGGACCTGTGCCGTAAGCACAATGTCCGTCCTGCATTTCAGGGGTACGGGGGCTTTCCCTTTGCTCTTTGCTGCTCGGTCAACGAAGAGGTCGTTCACGGCTTTCCTTCCGAGCGGGTATTGAAAGAAGGCGATATTGTCAGCTTTGACATGGGTGTCATTTACGAAGGCTTCTACGGAGATTCGGCCAGAACGTATGCCGTAGGCGAGGTTCCGGACGAAACGGCCCGTCTTCTCAAGGTGACTCAGGAGTCGCTGATGAAAGGCATTGAAAAGGCCTTGTCGGGTAACAACCTGTACGACATTTCCGCCGCTGTTCAGCAGCATGTGGAAAATGCCGGTTTTCAGGTGGTCCGGCGCTTTGTAGGGCACGGAATTGGACGCAAGCTGCATGAAAAGCCCGAAATTCCGAACTTTGTACCGTTCGGCCTTCCCGGCGTACCTTTGCGCCCCGGCATGGTGCTTGCTATCGAGCCCATGGTGACGGCGGGAACGTATGAAGTGGAGGTGTTGTCCGACAACTGGACAGCGGTGACAAAGGACAGGAAGCTTTCGGCGCATTTCGAGCATAGCGTTGCCATTACCTCCGACGGCCCGGTAATCCTGAGTCAGGCGTAA
- the rplR gene encoding 50S ribosomal protein L18 — MKLTKNESRMRRKIRIRKKVSGNGARPRLVVYRSNLHIYAQLVDDQTGTTLAATSTLALGKQNGNALRLTVDNASLVGKEIAKLAKEKNIERVVFDRNGYIYHGRIKAVADGAREAGLEF, encoded by the coding sequence ATGAAGTTGACCAAGAATGAATCCAGAATGCGCCGTAAAATCCGCATCCGCAAAAAGGTTTCCGGTAACGGCGCTCGTCCCCGTCTGGTGGTTTACAGGTCCAACCTGCATATCTACGCCCAGCTGGTTGACGACCAGACCGGAACCACCCTTGCCGCCACTTCTACCCTGGCTCTTGGCAAGCAGAACGGCAACGCCTTGCGCCTGACCGTCGATAACGCTTCGCTGGTCGGTAAGGAAATTGCCAAGCTGGCCAAGGAGAAGAACATCGAGCGCGTCGTATTTGACCGCAACGGCTACATCTATCACGGCCGCATCAAGGCTGTCGCCGACGGCGCCCGTGAAGCTGGCCTGGAATTCTAA
- the rpsM gene encoding 30S ribosomal protein S13, translating to MARIAGVDLPRGKRVDIALTYIYGVGRATALEILDTTGVDWTRNIDDLSADEVNEIRKEIEQNHKVEGDLRREISSNIKRLMDIGCHRGLRHRRGLPARGQRTKTNARTRKGPRRGVAGKRK from the coding sequence GTGGCCAGAATTGCTGGAGTTGATCTGCCCCGTGGCAAGAGGGTTGATATCGCGCTGACCTACATCTATGGCGTCGGTCGCGCTACTGCCCTGGAGATTCTTGATACCACCGGTGTTGACTGGACTCGTAACATTGACGACCTGTCTGCCGACGAAGTGAACGAAATCCGTAAGGAAATCGAACAGAATCACAAGGTTGAAGGCGATCTCCGCCGTGAAATATCTAGCAACATCAAGCGTCTGATGGACATCGGCTGCCACCGCGGCCTGCGTCATCGTCGCGGGTTGCCTGCTAGAGGTCAGCGTACCAAGACCAACGCACGTACCCGTAAGGGACCGCGTCGCGGTGTGGCTGGTAAGCGCAAATAG
- the rpsC gene encoding 30S ribosomal protein S3, giving the protein MGQKVHPFGFRLGYNKNWQSRWFSKKEYASFVFEDHNIRKYVKKTLYHAGLSKIEIERAGGKVRLILSTARPGIVIGRKGVEIEKLRADLRRKFSREFSIEVNEIRRPETDAQLVAENIAMQLERRVAFRRAMKRTVSMSRKFGAEGIKVACAGRLAGAEIARSEWYRDGRVPLQTLRADIDYGYAEAHTTYGIIGVKVWIFKGEILDNEVEQ; this is encoded by the coding sequence ATGGGACAGAAAGTACATCCCTTCGGTTTCCGGCTGGGGTACAACAAGAACTGGCAGTCCCGCTGGTTCAGCAAGAAGGAATACGCTTCCTTCGTGTTTGAGGATCATAACATCCGCAAGTATGTTAAGAAGACCCTGTACCACGCCGGCCTGTCCAAAATTGAAATTGAACGCGCCGGTGGCAAGGTTCGCCTTATCCTCAGCACGGCCCGCCCCGGTATCGTTATCGGCCGCAAGGGCGTTGAGATTGAGAAACTTCGCGCAGATCTTCGTCGTAAGTTCAGCCGCGAATTCTCCATCGAGGTAAACGAAATCCGTCGCCCCGAAACTGACGCACAGCTTGTGGCAGAAAACATCGCCATGCAGCTCGAACGTCGCGTTGCTTTCCGTCGCGCCATGAAGCGCACGGTGAGCATGTCTCGCAAGTTTGGTGCCGAAGGCATCAAGGTTGCCTGTGCCGGTCGTCTGGCCGGGGCTGAAATTGCCCGTTCGGAATGGTACCGCGATGGCCGTGTGCCTTTGCAGACCCTCCGTGCCGACATTGACTACGGTTATGCCGAAGCGCATACGACCTACGGCATTATCGGCGTCAAGGTATGGATCTTCAAGGGTGAAATCCTGGACAACGAGGTAGAACAGTAA
- the rpmJ gene encoding 50S ribosomal protein L36: MKVRPSVKKVCPKCKVIRRKGVLRVICENPRHKQRQG; the protein is encoded by the coding sequence ATGAAAGTCAGGCCTTCTGTGAAGAAAGTATGCCCCAAATGCAAGGTCATCCGACGCAAGGGCGTTTTGAGAGTGATCTGCGAAAACCCCAGGCACAAGCAGCGCCAGGGATAA
- the rplV gene encoding 50S ribosomal protein L22 — MQAKATAKFVRVSPRKARLVAQNVKGKPVEDAMNILRFTPQKAGGLIFKVMHSALANAEQLPGIDVDAMVVKQVIINEGPTWKRFLPRSMGRANRILKRTSHITVILEES; from the coding sequence ATGCAAGCTAAAGCAACTGCTAAATTCGTTCGCGTGTCTCCGCGCAAAGCGCGCCTGGTTGCCCAGAACGTGAAGGGCAAACCTGTAGAAGACGCTATGAACATCCTGCGTTTCACCCCTCAGAAGGCCGGTGGCCTTATTTTCAAGGTGATGCATTCCGCTCTTGCCAACGCCGAGCAGCTGCCCGGCATCGATGTTGACGCAATGGTGGTAAAGCAGGTGATCATCAACGAAGGCCCTACCTGGAAGCGCTTCCTGCCCCGTTCTATGGGCCGGGCTAACCGCATTTTGAAGCGTACCAGCCACATCACGGTCATTCTTGAGGAAAGTTAG
- the rplP gene encoding 50S ribosomal protein L16 — MLTPKKVKFRKRQKGRLKGDALKGNNVAFGEIGLKVLEHGKLTSQQIEAARVAAMRHIKRGGKMWIRIFPDQPYTAKPLETRQGKGKGAPVGWYAPVKPGRVLYEIKGVNLELAREALTRAAHKLPVKTTIVVREGL; from the coding sequence ATGTTGACTCCTAAAAAGGTTAAATTCCGTAAGCGTCAGAAAGGACGGCTTAAGGGTGACGCCCTCAAGGGTAACAATGTTGCTTTCGGAGAAATCGGCCTTAAGGTTCTGGAGCACGGCAAGCTGACCAGCCAGCAGATTGAAGCTGCTCGTGTGGCTGCCATGCGTCACATCAAGCGTGGCGGAAAGATGTGGATTCGCATCTTCCCCGACCAGCCTTACACCGCCAAGCCTCTTGAAACCCGTCAGGGTAAAGGTAAAGGCGCTCCGGTGGGTTGGTACGCTCCTGTGAAGCCCGGCCGTGTACTTTACGAAATCAAAGGGGTAAACCTTGAGCTGGCTCGCGAGGCTCTGACCCGCGCCGCTCATAAGCTCCCCGTGAAGACCACGATCGTAGTTAGGGAGGGCCTCTAG